One genomic window of Roseateles sp. DAIF2 includes the following:
- a CDS encoding ABC transporter permease — MRPLTPVTPRARAALGLSFFVVFTALWAAVTFGGLVSKTFLADPLTMLRSGWTLLTEMGFAKDIGMTVWRVVGGFLIAAALALPLGVAMGTYKPVEAFFEPFVSFARYLPASAFIPLLILWAGIGEAQKLAVIFIGSFFQLTLMIAVAVGNQRRDLVEAAYTLGVSDRTLITRVLLPGAAPEIAEILRMVLGWAWTYVIVAELIGASSGIGHMITDSQALLATDQIIFGIIVIGLIGLVSDFAFKALNRKLFPWAQLGR, encoded by the coding sequence ATGCGTCCTCTCACCCCGGTGACGCCCCGGGCCCGCGCGGCCCTGGGCCTGTCCTTCTTCGTCGTCTTCACCGCGCTCTGGGCCGCCGTCACCTTCGGCGGCCTGGTCAGCAAGACCTTCCTGGCCGATCCGTTGACGATGCTCAGGTCCGGTTGGACCCTGCTGACCGAGATGGGCTTCGCCAAAGACATCGGCATGACGGTCTGGCGCGTCGTCGGCGGCTTCCTGATCGCCGCCGCGCTGGCGCTGCCACTGGGCGTCGCGATGGGCACCTACAAGCCGGTCGAGGCCTTCTTCGAACCCTTCGTCTCCTTCGCGCGCTACCTGCCGGCCTCGGCCTTCATCCCGCTCTTGATCCTCTGGGCCGGCATCGGCGAGGCGCAGAAGCTGGCGGTGATCTTCATCGGCAGCTTTTTCCAGCTGACCCTGATGATCGCGGTCGCGGTCGGCAACCAGCGGCGCGACCTGGTCGAGGCGGCCTACACCCTGGGCGTCAGCGACCGCACGCTGATCACCCGCGTGCTGCTGCCCGGCGCCGCGCCGGAGATCGCGGAGATCCTGCGCATGGTGCTGGGCTGGGCCTGGACCTATGTGATCGTGGCCGAGCTGATCGGTGCATCCAGCGGCATCGGCCACATGATCACCGACAGCCAGGCCCTCTTGGCTACCGACCAGATCATCTTCGGCATCATCGTGATCGGCCTGATCGGCCTGGTCAGCGATTTCGCCTTCAAGGCGCTGAACCGCAAGCTCTTTCCATGGGCACAGCTCGGCCGATGA
- a CDS encoding ABC transporter ATP-binding protein, whose translation MTTASSILSIRGVSRTFTGQGGQQTVALQATDLEVAENDFVTILGPSGCGKSTLLRIVAGLDVPSGGQVLLDGRAVDRPGADRGMVFQSYTLFPWLTVLDNVAFGLRERGLPRAQQLEIAQDFIAKVGLAKFAGHYPKQLSGGMQQRTALARALANQPRMLLMDEPFGALDHQTRELMQELLLAIWERERKTVLFVTHDIDEAIFMGSRVVVMSARPGRIKTDLPSPFAHPRHYSVKTTAEFAALKRELTEQLRSEVQAAALA comes from the coding sequence ATGACTACTGCTTCTTCCATTCTTTCGATCCGCGGCGTCTCCCGCACCTTCACCGGCCAGGGCGGCCAGCAGACCGTGGCGCTGCAGGCCACCGACCTGGAGGTGGCCGAGAACGACTTCGTCACCATCCTCGGCCCCTCGGGCTGCGGCAAGAGCACCCTGCTGCGCATCGTCGCCGGGCTCGATGTGCCCAGCGGCGGCCAGGTGCTGCTGGATGGCCGCGCGGTCGACCGCCCCGGCGCCGACCGCGGCATGGTGTTCCAGAGCTACACCCTGTTCCCCTGGCTGACGGTGCTGGACAACGTGGCCTTCGGCCTGCGCGAGCGCGGCCTGCCGCGCGCGCAGCAGCTGGAGATCGCACAGGACTTCATCGCCAAGGTGGGGCTGGCCAAGTTCGCCGGCCATTACCCCAAGCAGCTCAGCGGCGGCATGCAGCAGCGCACCGCGCTGGCCCGCGCGCTGGCGAACCAGCCGCGCATGCTCTTGATGGACGAGCCCTTCGGCGCGCTGGACCACCAGACCCGCGAGCTGATGCAGGAGCTGCTGCTGGCCATCTGGGAGCGGGAGCGCAAGACCGTGCTGTTCGTCACGCATGACATCGACGAGGCCATCTTCATGGGCTCGCGCGTGGTCGTGATGAGCGCGCGGCCGGGCCGCATCAAGACCGACCTGCCCTCGCCTTTTGCCCATCCGCGCCATTACTCGGTCAAGACCACGGCCGAGTTCGCCGCGCTCAAACGCGAACTGACGGAACAATTGCGCAGCGAGGTGCAGGCCGCCGCGCTGGCCTGA
- a CDS encoding C13 family peptidase, whose translation MNEDSVAAGTARATGLLTWWRQGCRSAFFLRPDWRGLRATPWVVAALLLAQALLALLAERLYIDGPAQFYWAGLLGGWLGTVVLAWCCWWLGGDRPRRGADLFALLLAQGLLLLLLSQLLLVPIVRLGWQGRLGTWGYWLLWWGLLAWSLAAQLRLLARGGLTLRLGLAGLLLVGVTLAQTWGRPTQHWYAVESETAAPTRLRLTQDLLERQAGLLDERLRALQPGQAGRVELFALSFAPYGSEDVFMRESALVDEVMRTRFGAQGRSLQLVNNVATAEAWPWATPQNLRRAIQRVAALMNREEDLLFIHLSSHGARDGQLAAALWPLEVEAVTPQQLRQWLDEAGVRHRILSISACYSGSWIEPLADTGSLVMTAADAEHTSYGCGRGSELTFFGRALYAEQLRTTRSFESAHAEARRVIERREQEAGKSDGYSNPQIRVGERARRQLALLEASLGK comes from the coding sequence ATGAACGAGGACAGCGTAGCGGCCGGCACGGCCCGGGCCACCGGCCTGCTGACATGGTGGCGGCAGGGATGCCGGAGCGCCTTCTTCCTGCGGCCGGACTGGCGCGGCCTGCGGGCGACGCCCTGGGTCGTGGCGGCGTTGCTGCTGGCGCAGGCGCTGCTCGCGCTGCTGGCGGAGCGGCTCTATATCGACGGCCCGGCCCAGTTCTACTGGGCCGGCCTGCTGGGCGGCTGGCTGGGCACGGTGGTGCTGGCCTGGTGCTGCTGGTGGCTGGGTGGCGACCGGCCACGGCGCGGCGCCGATCTGTTCGCCCTGCTGCTGGCGCAGGGCCTGCTGTTGCTGCTGCTCAGCCAGCTGCTGCTGGTGCCGATCGTGCGCCTGGGCTGGCAGGGCCGGCTGGGCACATGGGGCTACTGGCTGCTGTGGTGGGGCCTGCTCGCCTGGTCGCTGGCCGCGCAGCTGCGCCTGCTCGCGCGCGGCGGCTTGACGCTCCGGCTCGGCCTGGCGGGCCTGCTGCTGGTCGGCGTGACCCTGGCGCAGACCTGGGGGCGGCCGACCCAGCATTGGTATGCCGTCGAGTCCGAGACCGCGGCGCCGACCCGGCTGCGCCTGACCCAGGACCTGCTCGAGCGCCAGGCCGGCCTGCTCGACGAGCGCCTGCGCGCGCTGCAGCCCGGGCAAGCCGGGCGGGTGGAGCTGTTCGCGCTGAGCTTCGCGCCCTATGGCAGCGAGGATGTGTTCATGCGCGAGAGCGCGCTGGTGGACGAGGTGATGCGCACGCGCTTCGGCGCCCAGGGCCGCAGCCTGCAGCTGGTCAACAACGTCGCCACCGCCGAGGCCTGGCCCTGGGCCACGCCGCAGAACCTGCGGCGCGCGATCCAGCGCGTCGCCGCGCTGATGAACCGCGAGGAGGACCTGCTGTTCATCCATCTCAGCTCGCATGGCGCGCGCGATGGCCAGCTTGCGGCCGCGTTGTGGCCGCTGGAGGTCGAGGCGGTGACGCCGCAGCAGCTGCGGCAATGGCTGGACGAGGCGGGCGTGCGGCACCGCATCCTCTCGATCTCGGCCTGCTATTCGGGCAGCTGGATCGAGCCGCTGGCGGACACGGGCAGCCTGGTGATGACGGCGGCCGATGCCGAGCACACCTCCTATGGCTGCGGCCGCGGCTCCGAGCTGACCTTCTTCGGTCGCGCCCTCTATGCCGAGCAGCTGCGCACAACCCGCTCCTTCGAGTCGGCCCATGCCGAGGCGCGCCGCGTCATCGAGCGGCGCGAGCAGGAGGCCGGCAAGAGCGACGGCTATTCCAACCCGCAGATCCGCGTCGGCGAGCGGGCGCGCCGGCAGCTGGCGCTGCTGGAGGCGAGCCTAGGGAAGTAG
- a CDS encoding ABC transporter substrate-binding protein, with translation MRLALVLVLTWLCGPAQALSISFINPGRSDELYWISASQAMQAAARSLNIQLEVLYAERDPEQALALGRQIAARPPAQRPDYVVLVNEKGTLVPNARVLGEAGIKSFAAFSGLLPQERRRWAPRRGLPLLLGSLEPDAEQAGYLSAKALIDEGLRRGLAGPDGRLHLLAIAGDRSTPVSIRRNEGLRRALKEQAARAELDEQVFADWRLERAAELTPPLLRRHPQARLIWAGSDQMAFGAMQALEPEGRREELLFSAINNSLPALQALQEGRLSAVVGGHFIAGAWALVMLYDHHHGLDFAAEGLEQERPMFMLFGQAEARQYLARFAPGMPALDFRPYSKKLNPGLGRYRFETRPLLLP, from the coding sequence ATGCGCCTGGCCCTTGTGCTGGTGCTGACCTGGCTGTGCGGTCCGGCCCAGGCCCTGAGCATCAGTTTCATCAATCCGGGCCGATCCGACGAGCTGTACTGGATCAGTGCCAGCCAGGCGATGCAGGCCGCCGCGCGCAGCCTGAACATCCAGCTGGAGGTGCTGTACGCCGAGCGCGACCCCGAGCAGGCCCTGGCCCTGGGGCGCCAGATCGCCGCGCGGCCGCCGGCCCAGCGCCCCGACTATGTGGTGCTGGTCAACGAGAAAGGCACCCTGGTGCCGAACGCGCGCGTGCTCGGCGAGGCCGGCATCAAGAGCTTCGCCGCCTTCAGCGGGCTGCTGCCGCAGGAGCGCAGGCGCTGGGCGCCGCGCCGCGGCCTGCCGCTGCTGCTGGGCAGCCTGGAGCCCGATGCCGAGCAGGCCGGCTACCTGAGCGCCAAGGCCCTGATCGACGAGGGCCTGCGCCGCGGCCTGGCCGGCCCGGACGGCCGGCTGCATCTGCTGGCGATCGCCGGCGACCGCTCGACCCCGGTCTCGATCCGCCGCAACGAGGGTCTGCGCCGCGCGCTAAAGGAACAGGCCGCGCGGGCCGAGCTGGACGAACAGGTCTTCGCCGACTGGCGCCTGGAGCGCGCGGCCGAGCTGACCCCGCCGCTGCTGCGCCGCCATCCGCAGGCGCGCCTGATCTGGGCCGGCAGCGACCAGATGGCCTTCGGCGCGATGCAGGCGCTGGAACCCGAGGGCCGGCGCGAGGAGCTGCTGTTCTCGGCGATCAACAACTCGCTGCCCGCGCTGCAGGCCCTGCAGGAGGGCCGGCTGAGCGCCGTGGTCGGCGGGCATTTCATCGCCGGCGCCTGGGCCCTGGTGATGCTCTACGACCACCACCATGGCCTGGACTTCGCCGCCGAAGGCCTGGAGCAGGAACGCCCGATGTTCATGCTGTTCGGCCAGGCCGAGGCGCGCCAGTACCTGGCCCGCTTCGCGCCGGGCATGCCGGCGCTGGACTTCCGGCCCTATAGCAAGAAACTCAACCCCGGGCTGGGCCGCTACCGCTTCGAGACCCGGCCGCTGCTACTTCCCTAG